The nucleotide window CAATCAGTTCCTTTGGGGTAGCCGGTGTTGGAGGAGGAGCCACATTCGCTGCATTGCTTGTGCTCTCTGCATTGAATCTGCCAGTCGGTCTTGCCGGCTTGCTGATTTCAATTGAGCCATTGATTGATATGGGCCGCACAGCGGTAAATGTCAGCGGATCGATGACATCAGGCATATTGACTAGCAGGATTACAAAAGAAATCGATTCTACTGTCTATACAGATATGAATCAGAAAATTGAAGCGGAAGCTTAATAATGCAAAAAAGCCAGCCAAGTAAGTTTTTGGCTGGCTTTTTTATTGTGATTACATTGCGATCAACGGAAAAGATTTTTAAGTCATCTTTTCACAAAAAAATCAGTAAACGATCCTTCGCTTAATCACGCACAACGATGTCATAAATCCTGCACAGGTTATGGTGAGCAGAGAAAAAATGAATTTTTCCATCCCAATCACCTTCAGTCCTGACAAAACCACTACTCCATCAATTATGAAAATCATGAATCCGACATTAAGAGGGAAAAATTTATGAATCAATTGGGCAAATAAATCCGTTCCTCCGGTGCTCGTTTCATAACGAAGCATCAAGCCGATTCCACAGCCTACCAAAATACCTCCCATGAATGCACTTGGCAAAATGCCTAAGTGTATTGCGCGTTTCACTGGTACGAATAAATCAATGAACAAGCTTGACGCCAACAAACCATACAAGCTATGAAAAAAGTATTTTCGTTCCAGTATCCATGCCAATAAGAATAGAGGTATGCTCAGGAGGATCATCGTGAGACCTGCAGGAAAACCGTAAAAATAATGAATGATCAACCCAATCCCGATCATACCGCCATCCAGGAGATGGTGGGGTACCAAAAATCCATTCACTCCTACTCCAAGCAACAAGCTTCCCACTATCACAGCAAGAATTTTTCCTGTCATCCCTATCACCAGCCTTGTCCGTCTCACCTTATTTTTATTGTGAAAAGACATGCCTTAGAACAGTCGATAAAAAAAGAACCCGCCAATGGCAGGTTCTATCTTCGATTAAATTTGCAAGTTTTTCCTTAGTGAGGCAGGAACGCAAGCTGGTAAAAGAACAAGACTGCGAAAACATAAAGCAGTGGGTGGACCTCACGCCATCTTCCTCTGACAATTTTCAGAAGAGGATAGGAAATGAAGCCAAGTGCGATTCCTGTAGCAATGCTTGATGTTAGCGGCATGCTAAGGATGATCAGAAAAGCTGGGAATGCTTCATCAAGTTCATCCCATGTGATCTTAGAGATGCTTCCCATCATCAGGCTGCCGACAATGATTAATGCCGGAGCAGTTATAGCCGACAATCCGGAAACTGCGCTTACAAGCGGTCCGAAGAAAGCAGCAAGAATGAACAGGCCAGCAACTGTCAGTGAAGTTAGTCCTGTACGTCCGCCTGCTGCCACACCTGAAGACGATTCAATGTAAGCTGTCGTCGGGCTTGTCCCGAACATAGCCCCAGCTGCAGTAGCAATCGAGTCGGACAGCAGTGCTTCCCGGGCGCGCGGCATGGAATTCCCTTTCATCAATCCTGCTTGATGAGCCACACCGATC belongs to Mesobacillus sp. AQ2 and includes:
- a CDS encoding YitT family protein codes for the protein MTGKILAVIVGSLLLGVGVNGFLVPHHLLDGGMIGIGLIIHYFYGFPAGLTMILLSIPLFLLAWILERKYFFHSLYGLLASSLFIDLFVPVKRAIHLGILPSAFMGGILVGCGIGLMLRYETSTGGTDLFAQLIHKFFPLNVGFMIFIIDGVVVLSGLKVIGMEKFIFSLLTITCAGFMTSLCVIKRRIVY